A single Macaca fascicularis isolate 582-1 chromosome 13, T2T-MFA8v1.1 DNA region contains:
- the LOC123568322 gene encoding DNA-binding protein RFX8-like isoform X2, whose translation MRTVLKSKRRVSVLKSDVQAIINQAILATSKKALASDRSDADELENNPEMKCLRNLVSLLGTSTDLSVFLSCLSSHLQAFVFQPSRSKEEFIKLAAGFQLRWNLLLTAVSKAMTLCHRDSFGSWHLFHLLLLEYVIHTLQSCLEEEEEEEDMGNVKEMLPDDPTLGQPDQALFHPLNSSWPQTCACPSVESLGVTPTHVDQGRYPVGVSNMVLRILGFLVDTATGNKLIQVLLEDETTESAVKLSLPMGQEALITLKDGQQFVIQISDVPQSSEDIYFRESDANV comes from the exons ATGAGAACGGTATTGAAAAGTAAGAGGCGTGTCAGCGTTTTGAAGTCAGATGTGCAGGCCATCATCAATCAAGCCATTTTGGCTACTTCTAAGAAAGCCCTGGCAAGTGACCGGAGTGACGCAGATGAACTGGAGAACAACCCAGAGATGAAAT GTTTAAGAAACTTAGTTTCTTTGCTGGGAACATCAACAGATCTCAGTGTATTCCTCAGCTGTCTGTCTTCACATCTCCAAGCATTTGTGTTCCAG CCCAGCAGAAGCAAAGAAGAGTTTATCAAATTGGCCGCCGGCTTCCAGCTGAGATGGAACCTTCTTCTCACTGCTGTGAGCAAAGCCATGACCCTCTGCCACAGAGACAGTTTTG GCTCCTGGCATCTGTTTCACTTACTGCTTTTGGAATATGTGATTCATACACTTCAGTCATGcctagaggaggaagaggaggaggaggacatggGGAATGTCAAGGAGATGCTACCAGATGACCCGACTCTTGGCCAGCCAGACCAGGCACTTTTCCACCCTCTGAATTCCTCATGGCCCCAGACGTGTGCCTGCCCCAGTGTGGAGTCACTGGGGGTGACGCCGACACACGTGGACCAGGGCCGATATCCTGTGGGTGTGAGCAACATGGTCCTCAGGATCCTGGGCTTCCTGGTGGACACTGCCACGGGCAATAAG CTCATCCAAGTGCTGTTGGAAGATGAAACCACGGAAAGCGCAGTTAAACTCAGCCTTCCTATGGGACAAGAAGCCCTCATAACCCTAAAAGATGGACAACAATTTGTGATTCAGATATCAGATGTACCCCAAAGCTCTGAAGACATTTATTTCAGAGAAAGCGATGCTAATGTGTGa
- the LOC123568322 gene encoding DNA-binding protein RFX8-like isoform X1 → MRTVLKSKRRVSVLKSDVQAIINQAILATSKKALASDRSDADELENNPEMKCLRNLVSLLGTSTDLSVFLSCLSSHLQAFVFQPSRSKEEFIKLAAGFQLRWNLLLTAVSKAMTLCHRDSFGSWHLFHLLLLEYVIHTLQSCLEEEEEEEDMGNVKEMLPDDPTLGQPDQALFHPLNSSWPQTCACPSVESLGVTPTHVDQGRYPVGVSNMVLRILGFLVDTATGNKVGTPGPQDPLPHSCFKGNKSHKWLGKPSRSLCPNNDKGFYSHLYPRSGGEFNSLSVGYWSARVCGTLIGAWHD, encoded by the exons ATGAGAACGGTATTGAAAAGTAAGAGGCGTGTCAGCGTTTTGAAGTCAGATGTGCAGGCCATCATCAATCAAGCCATTTTGGCTACTTCTAAGAAAGCCCTGGCAAGTGACCGGAGTGACGCAGATGAACTGGAGAACAACCCAGAGATGAAAT GTTTAAGAAACTTAGTTTCTTTGCTGGGAACATCAACAGATCTCAGTGTATTCCTCAGCTGTCTGTCTTCACATCTCCAAGCATTTGTGTTCCAG CCCAGCAGAAGCAAAGAAGAGTTTATCAAATTGGCCGCCGGCTTCCAGCTGAGATGGAACCTTCTTCTCACTGCTGTGAGCAAAGCCATGACCCTCTGCCACAGAGACAGTTTTG GCTCCTGGCATCTGTTTCACTTACTGCTTTTGGAATATGTGATTCATACACTTCAGTCATGcctagaggaggaagaggaggaggaggacatggGGAATGTCAAGGAGATGCTACCAGATGACCCGACTCTTGGCCAGCCAGACCAGGCACTTTTCCACCCTCTGAATTCCTCATGGCCCCAGACGTGTGCCTGCCCCAGTGTGGAGTCACTGGGGGTGACGCCGACACACGTGGACCAGGGCCGATATCCTGTGGGTGTGAGCAACATGGTCCTCAGGATCCTGGGCTTCCTGGTGGACACTGCCACGGGCAATAAGGTAGGGACACCAGGACCCCAGGACCCGCTTCCACACAGCTGTTTCAAGGGGAATAAGAGCCACAAGTGGTTAGGAAAACCCTCAAGATCACTTTGTCCAAACAATGATAAAGGATTCTACAGTCATCTTTACCCTAGGTCGGGGGGGGAGTTTAATTCACTATCTGTTGGTTACTGGTCGGCTCGGGTTTGTGGAACATTAATAGGTGCCTGGCATGATTAG